The Streptomyces sp. NBC_01689 genome includes a window with the following:
- the hflX gene encoding GTPase HflX produces MTSSSSPSQDAQSLAQNYPEGLRADALMEEDVAWSHEIDGERDGDQFDRSERAALRRVAGLSTELEDVTEVEYRQLRLERVVLVGVWTSGTIQDADNSLAELAALAETAGALVLDGVVQRRDKPDAATYIGSGKANELRDIVLESGADTVICDGELSPGQLIHLEDVVKVKVIDRTALILDIFAQHAKSREGKAQVALAQMQYMLPRLRGWGQSLSRQMGGGKGGGLATRGPGETKIETDRRRIREKMAKMRREIAEMKTGREIKRQERRRNKVPSVAIAGYTNAGKSSLLNRLTGAGVLVQNELFATLDPTVRRAETPSGRIYTLADTVGFVRHLPHHLVEAFRSTMEEVGDSDLILHVVDGSHPAPEEQLAAVREVIRDVGATGVPEVVVINKADAADPLVLQRLMRIEPRSIAVSARTGLNIDELLALIDNELPRPSVEIEALVPYTHGRLVARAHSEGEVISEEHTPEGTLLKVRVHEELAADLAPYVPAPAL; encoded by the coding sequence ATGACCTCCTCTTCTTCCCCTTCCCAGGACGCGCAGAGCCTCGCGCAGAACTACCCCGAAGGTCTTCGGGCCGATGCCCTGATGGAAGAGGACGTCGCCTGGAGCCACGAGATCGACGGAGAGCGGGACGGCGACCAGTTCGACCGCTCCGAGCGGGCGGCCCTGCGCCGCGTCGCCGGCCTCTCCACCGAGCTCGAGGACGTCACCGAGGTCGAGTACCGCCAGCTCCGCCTGGAGCGCGTCGTACTCGTCGGTGTCTGGACCTCGGGAACCATCCAGGACGCGGACAACTCGCTCGCCGAGCTGGCCGCCCTGGCGGAGACCGCGGGCGCGCTCGTGCTCGACGGTGTCGTCCAGCGCCGCGACAAGCCCGACGCGGCCACCTACATCGGATCCGGCAAGGCCAACGAGCTGCGGGACATCGTCCTGGAGTCCGGCGCCGACACCGTGATCTGCGACGGTGAGCTGAGCCCCGGCCAGCTGATCCACCTCGAGGACGTCGTCAAGGTCAAGGTCATCGACCGTACGGCCCTGATCCTCGACATCTTCGCCCAGCACGCCAAGTCCCGAGAGGGCAAGGCGCAGGTCGCGCTCGCGCAGATGCAGTACATGCTGCCGAGGCTGCGCGGCTGGGGCCAGTCGCTGTCCCGTCAGATGGGCGGCGGCAAGGGCGGCGGCCTCGCCACCCGAGGTCCCGGTGAGACCAAGATCGAGACGGACCGGCGCCGTATCCGCGAGAAGATGGCGAAGATGCGCCGGGAGATCGCGGAGATGAAGACCGGCCGCGAGATCAAGCGCCAGGAGCGACGCCGGAACAAGGTGCCTTCGGTCGCCATCGCCGGTTACACCAACGCCGGCAAGTCCTCCCTGCTCAACCGGCTGACCGGCGCGGGCGTCCTGGTGCAGAACGAACTGTTCGCCACCCTGGACCCGACCGTGCGCCGCGCCGAGACGCCCAGCGGGCGGATCTACACGCTCGCGGACACCGTCGGCTTCGTACGGCACCTGCCGCACCACCTGGTCGAGGCGTTCCGCTCCACGATGGAGGAGGTCGGCGACTCCGACCTGATCCTGCACGTGGTCGACGGATCGCACCCGGCGCCGGAGGAGCAGCTGGCCGCCGTGCGCGAGGTCATCCGTGACGTCGGCGCCACGGGCGTCCCCGAGGTCGTGGTGATCAACAAGGCGGACGCGGCCGACCCGCTGGTCCTCCAGCGGCTCATGCGGATCGAACCGCGCTCCATCGCGGTTTCGGCCCGCACCGGCCTGAACATCGACGAGCTGCTCGCGCTCATCGACAACGAGCTGCCGCGTCCCTCGGTCGAGATCGAGGCGCTCGTGCCGTACACGCACGGCAGGCTCGTCGCGCGCGCCCACTCCGAGGGCGAGGTGATCTCCGAGGAGCACACCCCGGAGGGCACGCTGCTCAAGGTACGGGTCCACGAGGAACTGGCGGCGGATCTCGCGCCGTACGTCCCGGCGCCCGCGCTGTAG
- a CDS encoding M1 family metallopeptidase, with product MLLTPRPRTDRPSTPGAPGATPPDPTAAGTALPGTRSRRVRAALLASAVSVCLVAASAPSPATPLGIGDRLFPHLGNPGYDVKSYDLSFTYTGKNTEPLAAVTTIDAVTSQRLARVNLDYARGTVGSVEVNGSPAAFTSAGDDLVVTPEQPVPAGGWMRITVRHRSDPRVRGGQDGGWVQTKDGLAMANQADAGHLVFPCNDHPSDKAMFTIHVTAPDGYTAVANGLPAGTVRTPGATTWTYRSQHPMATELTQVSIGRSTVLHRAGPHGLPVRDVVPTKDRARLEPWLKKTPEQIAWMESKVGPYPFETYGLLMAQARTGFELETQTLSLFERELFTQPAYPKWYVESIMVHELSHQWFGDSVTPRDWSDVWLNEGHATWYEALYAQEKGKKPMAARMKAAYRASDAWRAAGGPPAAPKGPKPGQKISLFRPNVYDGAALALYALRQEIGQPAFDRLERTWVALHRDGTASTADFERLASSIANRDLSGFFRAWLYGQRTPPMPGHPDWRSDAPKAHKGAR from the coding sequence ATGCTGCTCACCCCCCGCCCCAGGACCGACCGCCCCAGCACGCCCGGCGCGCCCGGTGCCACACCCCCCGACCCCACCGCCGCCGGCACCGCGCTCCCCGGCACCCGGAGCCGCCGCGTCCGGGCGGCGCTGCTCGCCTCCGCCGTCTCCGTCTGCCTCGTCGCCGCGAGCGCCCCGTCCCCGGCGACACCCCTGGGCATCGGCGACCGCCTCTTCCCCCACCTGGGCAACCCGGGCTACGACGTCAAGTCGTACGACCTCTCCTTCACGTACACCGGCAAGAACACCGAACCGCTGGCGGCCGTCACCACGATCGACGCCGTGACCTCGCAACGCCTGGCCCGCGTCAATCTCGACTACGCGCGCGGCACCGTGGGATCGGTCGAGGTCAACGGATCACCCGCGGCGTTCACGAGCGCCGGGGACGATCTGGTGGTGACCCCGGAGCAGCCCGTGCCCGCGGGCGGCTGGATGCGGATCACCGTGCGGCACCGGAGCGACCCCAGAGTCCGCGGCGGCCAGGACGGCGGCTGGGTGCAGACCAAGGACGGCCTCGCCATGGCCAACCAGGCCGACGCGGGCCACCTCGTCTTCCCGTGCAACGACCACCCCTCCGACAAGGCCATGTTCACCATCCACGTCACCGCGCCCGACGGGTACACGGCGGTGGCCAACGGACTGCCGGCCGGGACGGTCCGTACCCCCGGGGCGACCACCTGGACCTACCGCTCGCAGCACCCCATGGCCACCGAACTGACCCAGGTCTCCATCGGCCGCTCTACGGTCCTGCACCGCGCCGGGCCGCACGGGCTGCCGGTGCGCGACGTGGTGCCCACCAAGGACCGCGCGCGGCTCGAACCGTGGCTGAAGAAGACCCCGGAGCAGATCGCCTGGATGGAGAGCAAGGTCGGCCCGTACCCCTTCGAGACGTACGGTCTGCTGATGGCGCAGGCGCGCACCGGCTTCGAGCTCGAGACGCAGACGCTCTCCCTCTTCGAGCGGGAGCTCTTCACCCAGCCCGCCTACCCCAAGTGGTACGTCGAGTCGATCATGGTGCACGAGCTGTCGCACCAGTGGTTCGGCGACAGCGTCACTCCGCGTGACTGGTCCGACGTGTGGCTCAACGAGGGACACGCCACCTGGTACGAGGCCTTGTACGCGCAGGAGAAGGGCAAGAAGCCCATGGCGGCCCGGATGAAGGCGGCCTACCGCGCGTCCGACGCCTGGCGGGCCGCCGGCGGGCCGCCCGCCGCACCGAAGGGCCCGAAGCCCGGCCAGAAGATCAGCCTCTTCCGGCCGAACGTCTACGACGGCGCCGCGCTCGCCCTGTACGCGCTGCGCCAGGAGATCGGACAGCCCGCCTTCGACCGCCTGGAGAGGACCTGGGTGGCCCTCCACCGCGACGGCACGGCCTCGACCGCGGACTTCGAGCGGCTCGCCTCCAGCATCGCCAACCGCGATCTGAGCGGGTTCTTCCGGGCGTGGCTGTACGGGCAGCGGACACCACCGATGCCGGGACACCCGGACTGGCGGAGCGACGCCCCGAAGGCCCACAAGGGCGCCCGGTAA
- a CDS encoding RelA/SpoT family protein has product MSAEATNPATPGPATPSPQRSVPLEQGGSPARRKGRPRIDLRRLGRAALLGPTARDRLPDAIGHVAEAHRAHHPDADLEPLRRAWLLAESSHRGQMRKSGEPYITHPLAVTLILAELGAETTTLTASLLHDTVEDTEVTLDQVRAEFGDEVCYLVDGVTKLEKVDYGAAAEPETFRKMLVATGNDVRVMSIKLADRLHNMRTLGVMRPEKQARIAKVTRDVLIPLAERLGVQALKTELEDLVFAILHPEEYEHTRELIVENASRAGDPLAEIAEEVRGVLREAGIQAEVLIRPRHFVSVHRVSRKRGPMRGADFGRLLVLVNEDADCYGVLGELHTCLTPVVSEFKDFIAVPKFNLYQSLHTAVASGDGQVAEVLIRTHQMHKVAEAGVIALGNPYTAPAEEQPDGDGERAADGERVDPTRPGWLSRLLDWQQGAPDPDTFWSTLREDLAQDREITVFRADGGSLGLPEGASCVDAAYAQYGDDAHACIGARVNGRLATLSTVLKDGDTVQLLMGQDPASEPSREWLEHAHTPAARIAIQRWLAAHPSPRDTGPPEAPAAAPRPPADAPAARPAAANAVVEQQGASVRLAGCCTPVPPDRVTGFAVRGGVVTVHRVECAGVARMKGAGRAEVEVSWGESTECRVTLVAESFGRPHLLADLTEAIALEGAAIVSATVEPPSQQRVRHTYTLQLPDAAHLPGLMRAMRNVPGVYDVSRAQHAAAAAQ; this is encoded by the coding sequence ATGAGTGCGGAGGCGACGAATCCCGCGACGCCAGGCCCTGCAACGCCCTCCCCCCAGCGCTCGGTTCCGCTGGAGCAGGGGGGATCGCCTGCGCGCAGGAAGGGCCGCCCGCGGATCGATCTGCGCCGCCTCGGCCGGGCCGCGCTGCTCGGCCCGACCGCCCGTGACCGGCTGCCCGACGCGATCGGCCACGTCGCCGAGGCGCACCGCGCCCACCACCCGGACGCGGACCTGGAACCCCTGCGCCGGGCCTGGCTGCTGGCGGAGTCCTCGCACCGCGGCCAGATGCGCAAGAGCGGAGAGCCGTACATCACGCACCCGCTCGCGGTGACCCTGATCCTCGCCGAACTCGGCGCGGAGACCACGACGTTGACCGCCTCCCTGCTCCACGACACCGTCGAGGACACGGAAGTGACACTCGATCAGGTGCGTGCCGAGTTCGGCGACGAGGTCTGCTATCTCGTCGACGGCGTCACCAAACTGGAGAAGGTCGACTACGGGGCCGCCGCCGAACCCGAGACCTTCCGCAAGATGCTCGTCGCGACCGGCAACGACGTCCGCGTGATGTCGATCAAACTCGCCGACCGGCTGCACAACATGCGGACCCTCGGCGTGATGCGCCCCGAGAAACAGGCCCGGATCGCCAAGGTGACCCGGGACGTCCTGATCCCGCTCGCCGAACGCCTCGGCGTCCAGGCGCTGAAGACCGAGCTGGAGGACCTCGTCTTCGCGATCCTGCACCCCGAGGAGTACGAGCACACCAGGGAACTGATCGTCGAGAACGCCTCGCGCGCCGGCGACCCGCTCGCCGAGATCGCCGAAGAGGTGCGCGGCGTCCTGCGCGAGGCCGGCATCCAGGCCGAAGTCCTCATCAGGCCACGCCACTTCGTCTCGGTGCACCGGGTGTCGCGCAAACGCGGGCCCATGCGCGGAGCGGACTTCGGACGGCTCCTGGTCCTCGTCAACGAGGACGCCGACTGCTACGGCGTCCTCGGCGAACTCCACACCTGTCTCACGCCCGTGGTGTCGGAATTCAAGGACTTCATCGCGGTCCCCAAGTTCAACCTGTACCAGTCGCTGCACACGGCCGTCGCGAGCGGCGACGGCCAGGTGGCCGAAGTCCTCATCCGCACCCACCAGATGCACAAGGTCGCCGAGGCCGGCGTCATCGCCCTCGGCAACCCCTACACCGCTCCGGCCGAGGAGCAGCCGGACGGGGACGGCGAGCGGGCGGCGGACGGCGAGCGGGTCGACCCCACCCGCCCCGGCTGGCTCTCCCGGCTCCTCGACTGGCAGCAGGGCGCGCCGGACCCGGACACGTTCTGGTCCACCTTGCGCGAGGACCTCGCCCAGGACCGTGAGATCACCGTCTTCCGGGCCGACGGCGGCTCGTTGGGGCTGCCCGAGGGCGCCAGCTGCGTGGACGCCGCGTACGCGCAGTACGGCGACGACGCGCACGCGTGCATCGGCGCCCGGGTCAACGGGCGCCTCGCGACGCTGAGCACGGTGCTGAAGGACGGCGACACCGTCCAGCTCCTCATGGGCCAGGACCCGGCCTCCGAACCCTCCAGGGAGTGGCTGGAGCACGCCCACACCCCGGCCGCCCGGATCGCCATCCAGCGCTGGCTGGCCGCGCACCCCTCGCCCCGCGACACCGGGCCCCCCGAGGCGCCCGCCGCGGCCCCCAGACCACCCGCCGACGCACCCGCGGCCCGCCCCGCCGCCGCCAACGCCGTCGTCGAACAACAAGGTGCCTCCGTACGTCTCGCCGGATGCTGCACGCCCGTCCCGCCCGACCGCGTGACCGGCTTCGCGGTGCGCGGGGGAGTGGTGACCGTGCACCGTGTCGAGTGCGCCGGAGTGGCGCGCATGAAGGGCGCGGGGCGGGCGGAGGTCGAGGTGAGCTGGGGCGAGTCCACCGAGTGCCGCGTCACCCTGGTCGCCGAGTCCTTCGGCCGCCCCCATCTCCTCGCCGACCTCACCGAAGCCATCGCCCTGGAGGGCGCCGCGATCGTCTCCGCGACTGTCGAACCCCCCAGCCAGCAGCGCGTACGGCACACCTACACCCTCCAACTCCCGGACGCGGCCCACCTCCCCGGGCTGATGCGGGCGATGCGGAACGTGCCGGGCGTGTACGACGTGAGCAGGGCGCAGCACGCCGCGGCCGCCGCGCAGTAG
- the dapF gene encoding diaminopimelate epimerase has protein sequence MSTRIAFLKGHGTENDFVIVPDPENAVDLPPAAVAALCDRRAGIGGDGLLHVVRSAAHPEAAAMAAEAEWFMDYRNGDGSVAEMCGNGVRVFAHYLQRAGHVAEGDIAVATRAGVKRVHLAKNGDVTVGMGRAVLPDGDVTVSVGEHSWPARNVNMGNPHAVAFVGDLGQAGNLFSPPPVTPASAYPDGVNVEFVVDRGPRHVALRVHERGSGETRSCGTGACAVAVATARRDGADPAVTGTPVTYTVDVPGGRLVITEHPDGGIEMTGPAVIVAEGDIDAEWLAAAARR, from the coding sequence ATGAGCACGCGGATCGCCTTCCTCAAGGGTCACGGGACCGAGAACGACTTCGTGATCGTCCCCGACCCGGAGAACGCCGTCGACCTGCCCCCGGCCGCCGTGGCCGCCCTGTGCGACCGCCGCGCGGGCATCGGCGGCGACGGTCTGCTGCACGTCGTGCGGTCCGCCGCGCACCCCGAGGCCGCGGCGATGGCCGCCGAGGCGGAATGGTTCATGGACTACCGCAACGGCGACGGCTCGGTCGCGGAGATGTGCGGCAACGGAGTCCGTGTGTTCGCGCACTACCTTCAGCGGGCCGGACATGTGGCGGAGGGGGACATCGCTGTCGCCACGCGAGCCGGTGTGAAGCGCGTGCACCTCGCCAAGAACGGGGACGTCACCGTCGGCATGGGCAGAGCGGTCCTCCCCGACGGGGACGTCACCGTGAGCGTCGGCGAGCACAGCTGGCCCGCGCGCAACGTGAACATGGGCAACCCGCACGCCGTCGCGTTCGTCGGCGACCTCGGCCAGGCCGGCAACCTGTTCTCGCCGCCGCCCGTCACCCCCGCCTCGGCCTACCCGGACGGGGTCAACGTCGAGTTCGTGGTCGACCGGGGCCCCCGCCACGTCGCCCTGCGCGTCCACGAGCGCGGTTCCGGAGAGACCCGCTCGTGCGGCACCGGCGCCTGCGCGGTCGCCGTCGCCACGGCCCGCCGCGACGGCGCCGACCCGGCCGTCACCGGGACCCCGGTGACGTACACCGTCGACGTGCCCGGCGGACGTCTGGTGATCACCGAGCACCCGGACGGCGGGATCGAGATGACCGGCCCGGCGGTGATCGTCGCCGAGGGCGACATCGACGCGGAGTGGCTGGCCGCCGCAGCCCGACGCTGA
- the miaA gene encoding tRNA (adenosine(37)-N6)-dimethylallyltransferase MiaA encodes MSSAPPAPRVIAVVGPTAAGKSDLGVFLARRLGGEVVNADSMQLYRGMDIGTAKLTAEERAGVPHHLLDIWDVTVTASVAEYQRLARARIDALLAEGRWPILVGGSGLYVRGAVDNLEFPGTDPEVRARLEEELELRGSGALHARLATTDPEAAQAILPSNGRRIVRALEVIEITGKPFTANLPGHDSVYDTLQIGVDVARPELDERIARRVDRMWEAGLVDEVRELEARGLREGRTAARALGYQQVLAALAGECTDSEARAETVRATKRFARRQDSWFRRDPRVHWLSGAAADLTELPQLALTLVERPVTA; translated from the coding sequence GTGAGCAGCGCACCCCCCGCCCCCCGAGTCATCGCCGTCGTCGGACCGACCGCGGCAGGAAAGTCCGATCTGGGCGTCTTCCTCGCCCGCCGTCTCGGAGGCGAGGTCGTCAACGCCGACTCCATGCAGCTGTACCGAGGGATGGACATCGGTACCGCCAAGCTGACGGCCGAGGAGCGGGCCGGGGTCCCGCACCACCTGCTGGACATCTGGGACGTGACCGTCACGGCCAGCGTCGCCGAGTACCAGCGGCTCGCCCGCGCCCGGATCGACGCCCTGCTCGCCGAGGGCCGCTGGCCGATCCTGGTGGGCGGCTCCGGACTCTATGTGCGCGGCGCCGTCGACAACCTGGAGTTCCCCGGCACCGACCCCGAGGTGCGCGCGCGTCTGGAGGAGGAACTGGAACTGCGCGGCTCGGGCGCGCTGCACGCGCGCCTGGCCACCACCGACCCCGAGGCCGCCCAGGCGATCCTGCCCAGCAACGGCCGCCGTATCGTGCGCGCGCTGGAGGTCATCGAGATCACCGGCAAGCCGTTCACGGCCAATCTCCCCGGCCACGACTCGGTGTACGACACCCTCCAGATCGGTGTCGACGTCGCACGGCCCGAACTCGACGAGCGGATCGCGCGCCGCGTCGACCGGATGTGGGAGGCCGGGCTCGTCGACGAGGTGCGGGAGCTGGAGGCGCGAGGATTGCGCGAGGGGCGCACGGCGGCGCGCGCGCTCGGGTACCAGCAGGTGCTCGCCGCGCTCGCCGGGGAGTGCACCGACAGCGAGGCGCGGGCCGAGACCGTACGCGCCACCAAACGCTTCGCGCGACGCCAGGATTCGTGGTTCCGGCGGGATCCCCGGGTGCACTGGCTCAGTGGTGCCGCGGCCGACCTCACGGAACTCCCACAGCTCGCGCTGACGTTGGTCGAACGACCGGTCACAGCCTGA
- a CDS encoding antitoxin — MSLLDNLKAKLAPAKDKVSDLAQQHGDKVTHGIDKAAKVVDEKTKGKYSDKIQTGTGKAKGAMDRLAHKEGGTMPPPDAPPPPPTF; from the coding sequence ATGAGTCTCCTGGACAATCTGAAAGCCAAGCTGGCGCCTGCCAAGGACAAGGTCTCGGACCTCGCGCAGCAGCACGGGGACAAGGTGACCCACGGTATCGACAAGGCCGCCAAGGTCGTCGACGAGAAGACCAAGGGCAAGTACAGCGACAAGATCCAGACGGGCACGGGCAAGGCGAAGGGCGCCATGGACCGACTCGCGCACAAGGAGGGCGGCACCATGCCCCCGCCGGACGCGCCCCCACCGCCCCCGACATTCTGA
- a CDS encoding class III extradiol dioxygenase subunit B-like domain-containing protein produces MLVAAAACPCPPLLVPEVAAGAAPELAAARDACADALGVLAASRPDLLVVVGPAEEAAHGSYPEGTPGSFHGFGVDLGVRLGQGGASAASPGRALPPSLSVAAWLLERTDWSHAPVEGLAVAEPLTGERCRAAGARAAGRAARVALLVMGDGSACRTLKAPGYLDERSADFDAAVARALGTADVAALRALDAGLARELKASGRAPWQVLAGAAEDAGLGGALLYEDAPYGVGYVVAAWS; encoded by the coding sequence ATGCTTGTAGCCGCCGCAGCCTGTCCCTGTCCGCCGCTGCTCGTGCCCGAGGTCGCCGCCGGCGCGGCGCCCGAACTGGCCGCCGCGCGGGACGCGTGCGCGGACGCGCTCGGCGTGCTCGCGGCCTCGCGCCCCGATCTGCTGGTCGTCGTGGGCCCGGCCGAGGAGGCCGCGCACGGTTCCTACCCGGAGGGGACACCGGGCTCGTTCCACGGGTTCGGGGTGGACCTCGGCGTACGCCTCGGCCAGGGCGGCGCGTCCGCGGCGTCCCCGGGGCGCGCGCTTCCGCCCTCGCTCTCCGTCGCCGCCTGGCTGCTGGAGCGCACGGACTGGTCCCACGCCCCCGTGGAGGGGCTGGCGGTGGCGGAGCCGCTGACGGGCGAGCGGTGCCGCGCCGCCGGGGCGCGGGCCGCCGGGCGGGCCGCGCGGGTGGCCCTCCTGGTGATGGGCGACGGCAGCGCGTGCCGGACGCTGAAGGCACCCGGCTACCTCGACGAGCGTTCGGCGGACTTCGACGCGGCGGTCGCGCGGGCGCTGGGGACGGCGGACGTGGCGGCGCTGCGGGCCCTGGACGCCGGGCTCGCGCGTGAGCTGAAGGCCTCCGGACGTGCCCCGTGGCAGGTCCTCGCGGGCGCGGCGGAGGACGCGGGGCTCGGGGGCGCCCTGCTGTACGAGGACGCGCCGTACGGGGTCGGGTACGTGGTGGCCGCCTGGTCGTAG
- the miaB gene encoding tRNA (N6-isopentenyl adenosine(37)-C2)-methylthiotransferase MiaB translates to MSSSDRSHAVDVQDSKTYEVRTYGCQMNVHDSERLSGLLEDAGYVRAPEGSDGDADVVVFNTCAVRENADNRLYGNLGRLAPMKTKRPGMQIAVGGCLAQKDRDTIVKKAPWVDVVFGTHNIGKLPVLLERARVQEEAQVEIAESLEAFPSTLPTRRESAYAAWVSISVGCNNTCTFCIVPALRGKEKDRRTGDILAEIEALVGEGVSEITLLGQNVNAYGSDIGDREAFSKLLRACGRIEGLERVRFTSPHPRDFTDDVIAAMAETPNVMPQLHMPMQSGSDTVLKAMRRSYRQERFLGIIDKVRAAIPDAAITTDIIVGFPGETEEDFEQTLHAVREARFSAAFTFQYSKRPGTPAATMEGQIPKEVVQARYERLVALQEEIAWDENKKQVGRVLELMVAEGEGRKDGATHRLSGRAPDNRLVHFTKPDQDVRPGDVVTVEITYAAPHHLLAEGAVLDVRRTRAGDAWEKRNAARAAKPAGVMLGLPGIGAPQPLPVAAGSGCGCD, encoded by the coding sequence ATGAGCAGCAGCGACCGGAGCCACGCGGTGGACGTTCAGGATTCGAAGACCTACGAGGTGCGCACCTACGGGTGCCAGATGAACGTCCACGACTCCGAACGGCTCTCCGGCCTCCTCGAGGACGCCGGTTACGTGCGGGCGCCCGAGGGGTCCGACGGCGACGCGGACGTCGTCGTCTTCAACACCTGCGCCGTCCGCGAGAACGCCGACAACCGGCTGTACGGCAACCTCGGACGCCTCGCCCCGATGAAGACCAAGCGCCCCGGGATGCAGATCGCGGTCGGCGGCTGTCTGGCGCAGAAGGACCGCGACACCATCGTGAAGAAGGCGCCCTGGGTGGACGTCGTCTTCGGAACGCACAACATCGGCAAACTCCCCGTCCTCCTGGAGCGCGCCCGCGTCCAGGAGGAGGCGCAGGTCGAGATCGCCGAGTCCCTGGAGGCGTTCCCCTCGACCCTGCCGACCCGCCGCGAGAGCGCGTACGCGGCCTGGGTGTCGATCTCCGTCGGCTGCAACAACACCTGCACCTTCTGCATCGTCCCGGCGCTGCGCGGCAAGGAGAAGGACCGCCGGACGGGCGACATCCTCGCCGAGATCGAGGCGCTGGTCGGCGAGGGCGTCTCCGAGATCACGCTGCTCGGGCAGAACGTCAACGCGTACGGCAGCGACATCGGCGACCGTGAGGCCTTCAGCAAGCTGCTGCGCGCCTGCGGACGGATCGAGGGTCTGGAGCGCGTCCGCTTCACCTCCCCGCACCCCCGCGACTTCACCGACGACGTGATCGCCGCCATGGCCGAGACACCGAACGTGATGCCGCAGCTCCACATGCCGATGCAGTCCGGCTCGGACACCGTCCTGAAGGCCATGCGCCGCTCGTACCGCCAGGAGCGCTTCCTCGGGATCATCGACAAGGTCCGGGCCGCCATCCCCGACGCGGCGATCACCACCGACATCATCGTGGGGTTCCCGGGCGAGACGGAGGAGGACTTCGAGCAGACCCTCCACGCCGTCCGCGAGGCCCGCTTCTCGGCGGCCTTCACCTTCCAGTACTCCAAGCGCCCCGGCACCCCGGCGGCCACCATGGAGGGGCAGATCCCGAAGGAGGTCGTCCAGGCGCGCTACGAGCGGCTCGTCGCCCTCCAGGAGGAGATCGCCTGGGACGAGAACAAGAAGCAGGTCGGCCGCGTCCTCGAGCTGATGGTCGCCGAGGGCGAGGGCCGCAAGGACGGCGCCACGCACCGGCTCTCCGGCCGCGCCCCCGACAACCGCCTGGTCCACTTCACCAAGCCCGACCAGGACGTGCGTCCCGGTGACGTCGTCACCGTCGAGATCACCTACGCCGCCCCGCACCATCTGCTGGCCGAGGGCGCCGTCCTCGACGTGCGCCGCACCCGCGCGGGCGACGCCTGGGAGAAGCGCAACGCGGCCCGGGCGGCGAAGCCGGCCGGCGTGATGCTGGGGCTGCCGGGGATCGGTGCCCCGCAGCCGCTGCCGGTCGCGGCGGGCAGCGGCTGCGGCTGCGACTGA
- a CDS encoding LysR family transcriptional regulator, protein MDLLRHLRLFVTVAEELHFSRAADRLGMAQPPLSQAVRRLERELGAELFDRSHRRVRLTAAGSLLWDEARELLAREDRLRMLARRAADGGLGTLRAGVPPDTAAAVLTALLAACAGRAPGLCVDLREATTGEQVRLLASGGLDVGLLHRPADTTGLLLGPEVLVDLGVVLPRTSPLAGRPEVALGELTGHDLVLFPRDHAPDRYDQVLDVCRAAGFVPGRVRHAANSEFLLALVTAGHGVAFDQGPVARKEPRVAWRALAGRPLAQRLSGAWPAGRTAHPAARTFAELAAEVLADHRAGPPPDAGGDGPGTGPPRPWSVVYG, encoded by the coding sequence GTGGATCTCTTGCGCCACCTGCGTCTGTTCGTCACCGTAGCCGAGGAACTGCACTTCAGCCGGGCCGCCGACCGGCTGGGCATGGCTCAGCCGCCGCTCAGCCAGGCGGTGCGCCGACTGGAGAGGGAACTCGGCGCCGAGCTGTTCGACCGCTCCCACCGCCGGGTCCGGCTGACCGCGGCCGGTTCCCTGTTGTGGGACGAGGCCCGTGAACTCCTCGCCCGGGAGGACCGGTTGAGGATGCTGGCCCGGCGCGCGGCGGACGGGGGCCTCGGCACCCTGCGCGCGGGTGTGCCGCCGGACACCGCGGCCGCCGTCCTGACCGCGCTGCTCGCGGCCTGCGCCGGCCGCGCCCCGGGGCTCTGCGTCGACCTCCGGGAGGCCACCACCGGGGAACAGGTCCGGCTGCTCGCCTCCGGCGGACTCGACGTCGGACTCCTGCACCGCCCCGCCGACACCACCGGACTGCTGCTCGGCCCGGAGGTCCTGGTGGACCTGGGTGTCGTGCTGCCCCGTACCTCGCCGCTGGCCGGACGCCCCGAGGTGGCGCTCGGCGAGCTGACGGGCCACGACCTGGTGCTCTTTCCGCGGGACCACGCTCCGGACCGCTACGACCAGGTCCTCGACGTCTGCCGTGCCGCGGGCTTCGTGCCGGGCCGCGTACGGCACGCCGCCAACTCCGAGTTCCTGCTCGCCCTGGTCACGGCCGGACACGGGGTCGCCTTCGACCAGGGGCCCGTCGCCCGCAAGGAGCCCCGGGTCGCCTGGCGGGCCCTGGCGGGGCGCCCCCTCGCCCAGCGGCTGAGCGGCGCGTGGCCCGCCGGACGCACCGCCCACCCGGCCGCCCGCACCTTCGCGGAGCTCGCCGCCGAGGTGCTCGCCGACCACCGGGCCGGTCCCCCGCCTGACGCGGGCGGGGACGGCCCCGGCACCGGACCGCCCCGCCCCTGGTCGGTCGTGTACGGCTGA